The following are encoded together in the Myxocyprinus asiaticus isolate MX2 ecotype Aquarium Trade chromosome 7, UBuf_Myxa_2, whole genome shotgun sequence genome:
- the LOC127443801 gene encoding calcineurin subunit B type 1 isoform X2 — MGNEASYPLEMCSHFDADEIKRLGKRFKKLDLDNSGSLSVEEFMSLPELQQNPLVQRVIDIFDTDGNGEVDFKEFIEGVSQFSVKGDKEQKLRFAFRIYDMDKDGYISNGELFQVLKMMVGNNLKDTQLQQIVDKTIINADKDGDGRISFEEFCAVVGGLDIHKKMVVDV; from the exons GGAAACGAGGCGAGTTATCCCTTGGAGATGTGCTCACACT TTGACGCTGATGAGATTAAAAGACTAGGAAAGCGGTTTAAGAAACTCGACCTGGATAACTCTGGTTCTCTCAGCGTGGAGGAGTTTATGTCTCTACCCGAGTTACAGCAGAACCCATTGGTGCAGCGAGTCATCGATATATTCGACACAGACGGCAATGGAGAAGTGGACTTCAAAG agttcaTTGAGGGCGTCTCTCAGTTCAGCGTCAAGGGCGACAAGGAACAAAAGCTCCGCT TTGCATTTAGGATTTATGACATGGATAAGGATGGCTACATATCCAACGGTGAGCTGTTCCAGGTGCTGAAGATGATGGTAGGGAATAACCTAAAAGACACTCAGCTTCAGCAGATCGTCGACAAAACCATTATCAATGCAGACAAGGACGGAGATGGGAGGATATCATTTGAGGAGTTCTGCGCT GTGGTTGGCGGCTTAGACATTCACAAAAAAATGGTGGTGGACGTGTAA